One window of Marinomonas primoryensis genomic DNA carries:
- a CDS encoding cupin domain-containing protein, translated as MTDLTTPLTILGGMTAQTFLNEYWQKKPLLIRAGLVDFNVPLEADELAGMAMEEEVESRIVIENGKTPWETQQGPFDESTFATLPEKEWTLLVQAVDHWVPEIQTLKEQFQFLPSWRLDDVMVSYATEGGSVGPHYDQYDVFLAQVAGKRRWQVLAPEEYQDTAISDISLHILDNFNATPDMDWVLEAGDILYLPPNFAHNGRAMDDDCMTYSIGFRAPSLQDALTGVRDKLCETVNVKDRFAAPETGKREHNAQIHSDDIAYLQAELTRLINQPDLLANWLGETMSESKYPEYLAPLNGKELNEAFESAIQGQTFIRPGDARICYYLLTNDNTMRVFCNGESLEISNELAPFVQAITDQIEFDFSGLDLNQNKDLEPLVRFLICQQGIIELVAPEE; from the coding sequence ATGACAGATCTAACGACGCCTTTAACGATTCTTGGCGGCATGACAGCGCAAACCTTTTTGAATGAGTACTGGCAAAAAAAACCACTGCTCATTCGTGCTGGTCTAGTAGATTTTAACGTGCCACTGGAAGCCGATGAACTGGCAGGCATGGCGATGGAAGAAGAAGTCGAGTCACGTATTGTTATCGAAAATGGAAAAACACCGTGGGAAACACAACAAGGCCCATTCGATGAAAGTACTTTTGCAACTTTACCTGAAAAAGAGTGGACACTACTGGTTCAAGCGGTCGATCATTGGGTTCCTGAAATCCAGACACTAAAAGAACAATTTCAATTTTTACCAAGCTGGCGTTTAGACGATGTAATGGTCAGCTACGCAACCGAAGGCGGCAGTGTTGGCCCTCACTATGATCAATACGATGTATTCTTAGCGCAAGTTGCTGGGAAGCGCCGCTGGCAAGTACTCGCACCGGAAGAGTACCAAGATACCGCTATTTCAGATATTTCCTTACATATTTTAGATAATTTCAACGCCACCCCAGACATGGACTGGGTGCTTGAAGCAGGCGATATTTTATATTTACCGCCTAATTTTGCCCACAATGGCCGCGCTATGGATGATGATTGCATGACTTACTCCATCGGTTTCCGTGCGCCTAGCTTGCAAGATGCATTAACTGGCGTTCGAGATAAGTTATGCGAAACAGTCAATGTAAAAGATCGTTTTGCGGCACCAGAAACGGGTAAACGAGAGCACAACGCGCAAATTCATTCAGACGATATTGCTTATTTACAGGCAGAACTTACTCGCTTAATCAATCAACCAGACTTATTGGCAAACTGGTTAGGTGAAACCATGAGCGAAAGCAAATACCCTGAATATTTGGCACCATTGAATGGTAAAGAGCTAAATGAAGCGTTTGAAAGCGCCATACAAGGGCAAACCTTTATTCGCCCTGGCGATGCTCGCATTTGTTACTATCTGTTAACCAATGACAATACCATGCGCGTTTTTTGCAATGGCGAGAGTCTAGAAATCAGCAATGAATTAGCGCCTTTCGTTCAAGCTATTACAGATCAAATTGAGTTTGATTTTTCAGGGTTGGATTTAAATCAAAATAAAGATTTAGAGCCTCTCGTGCGATTTCTAATTTGCCAGCAAGGTATCATCGAGCTTGTCGCGCCAGAAGAATAA
- the purB gene encoding adenylosuccinate lyase, whose product MELTSLNAISPIDGRYGSKTDVLRRSVSEYGLLRMRVIVEVRWLQALAKHPQIIEVPALSNEASAFLDQLANNFSEADAQAIKDIEKTTNHDVKAVEYFIKNKMADNVELAAVSEFVHFACTSEDINNLSHGLMLREALEEGIVPELKNIITAIQDLAIEHAEQPMLSRTHGQTASPSTVGKEMANVAARLSRQLTQIEKIEFLGKINGAVGNYNAHLSAYPDVDWQAHAEAFVTSLGLTWNPYTTQIEPHDYIAELFDAMCRFNTILLDFDRDVWGYISMGFFKQKTIAGEIGSSTMPHKVNPIDFENSEGNLGIANAIMGHLSAKLPISRWQRDLTDSTVLRNLGVGLAHSLIAYQSTLKGISKLEINAPRLNADLDAAWEVLAEPIQTVMRRYGIESPYEKLKELTRGRTIDQATIEAFVETLDMPEQAKAELKALTPGTYIGNAIAQAKAIRN is encoded by the coding sequence ATGGAACTAACTAGCTTAAATGCAATTTCCCCTATCGACGGTCGTTACGGATCGAAAACGGACGTATTACGTCGCTCTGTGAGCGAGTACGGTTTGCTACGTATGCGAGTCATAGTCGAAGTTCGCTGGCTACAGGCGCTTGCTAAGCACCCACAAATCATCGAAGTTCCAGCATTGAGCAATGAAGCGAGCGCTTTCTTGGATCAATTGGCAAACAACTTCAGCGAAGCAGATGCTCAAGCCATTAAAGACATTGAGAAAACCACCAATCACGATGTCAAAGCCGTTGAATATTTTATTAAAAATAAAATGGCTGACAACGTAGAATTGGCGGCTGTCTCTGAATTTGTACACTTTGCTTGTACGTCAGAAGACATCAACAACCTATCTCACGGATTAATGCTTCGTGAAGCGCTGGAAGAAGGCATTGTTCCAGAACTGAAAAATATTATTACAGCCATTCAAGACCTTGCGATTGAGCACGCGGAACAACCTATGTTGTCTCGCACACACGGACAAACCGCCTCTCCTTCAACGGTAGGCAAAGAAATGGCCAACGTGGCAGCTCGTCTTAGTCGCCAGCTGACACAAATTGAAAAAATTGAATTTTTAGGCAAAATAAACGGCGCGGTTGGTAACTATAACGCTCACCTTTCCGCTTATCCGGACGTCGATTGGCAAGCTCACGCCGAAGCGTTCGTGACGTCTCTTGGTTTGACTTGGAACCCATACACAACTCAAATAGAGCCACACGATTACATCGCAGAATTATTCGATGCTATGTGTCGTTTCAACACCATTCTTCTCGACTTCGACCGAGATGTTTGGGGCTATATTTCTATGGGCTTCTTCAAACAGAAAACGATTGCAGGTGAAATTGGTTCATCAACCATGCCACACAAGGTTAACCCGATTGACTTCGAAAACTCCGAAGGTAACTTGGGCATTGCGAACGCCATCATGGGCCACTTAAGCGCGAAGTTGCCAATTTCTCGCTGGCAGCGTGACTTAACGGATTCAACGGTATTGCGTAACCTAGGTGTTGGCTTGGCACACAGTTTAATTGCCTACCAATCCACGCTCAAAGGCATCAGCAAACTTGAAATCAATGCGCCTCGTCTAAACGCGGACTTGGACGCTGCATGGGAAGTGTTGGCTGAACCAATTCAAACGGTAATGCGTCGCTACGGCATTGAGTCTCCATACGAGAAACTAAAAGAGTTAACTCGTGGCCGTACGATCGACCAAGCGACGATTGAAGCCTTTGTTGAGACGCTAGACATGCCTGAACAAGCAAAAGCAGAACTAAAAGCATTAACACCAGGCACTTATATTGGTAATGCCATTGCACAAGCGAAAGCTATCCGTAACTAA